Below is a window of Paenibacillus bovis DNA.
GTATCTCAATCATCCTGCTCATCCTCTCATCAGACCATATTTTCCTAAATAAGTGTTACCTTATAAATGTATAGCTTACCAAGGAATAGGTCCATTCTCATCATAAAATTGCCCAGTAGGACCATTCTCGTCGATAAGCGCCAAACCAATTACTGTCTGCGCAGCATGTTCCACTGTACGTGGACCGCTGTTTCCATTCAAATCAGTTGCAGTATAGCCGGGGTCTACTGAATTGATCTTGATCGGAGTTTCTTTGTATTCCTTGGAAAATATGACAGTCACTGCATTGAGTGCTGTTTTGGAGCTATTATAAGACAGCGAATTGGCTTTATAATGTTCATGCGACGGATCACTATTGAATGCGAGCGAACCAAGACCACTGGATACATTGACGATTCGTCCCTGCGGCGCTTCTTTGATTAAAGGAAGCATGATCTGCAATACCTGAATAGCACCGAATACATTAACTTCGTAGACAGTACGAATGTCTTCGATCTTCTCCTCGCTCGGAACATTACCACCTGCTACGATGCCTGCATTATTAATCAGTACATCCAGTGAACCCGAACGTTGGCGAATCTGCTCTGCCGCGCTATGGATCGTTGCTACATCGGTTACATCGATCTGTACATACTCTGCCTGAATACCTTCGCTCTGCAGCTTCTCTACTGCCTGCTGTCCATATGCAGGTTGACGTGCTCCCAGATAAATGTAATATCCTTTTTGTCCTAACTGTCTAGCTGCTTCATAACCGATCCCTTTATTGGCACCTGTAATCAAAACTGTCTGTTCCTGCGTCATCTATACCGTCTCCTTTATAATTAAAGTATGGTTGGGCGGCCGCCTATAGAAAGCCTACTACTTGGAGTGCACTCCAAGTCAAGCAACCTTTTGCAGAAATAATAAAAAGATCGTGCTTTACTCTCTTCGTATGCAGCTTGTGTTCAATGCTGCGGGCTTTGAAAACACCCTGCCCTTCGGCTCAAAAGAGTATGCACGATCTTTTTATTTATTTTTCATTTACCTGTTTATTATGGCAGGATGGACTTCCTGCAGATTATTCGGCCATGGAAGAAGGTTGGTTATCCCCTTCGATCCGGGCAGAACGCCGGGCAATAATCGCCTGAATCCACAGAATCAGCTCAATAATAAGCAGAATACTGATGATCCACGCGCCACCATTCAGGATCCAGCGATGGATATCCTGAGCCAAAGCTGATCTGGTATGTTCGATATAGAGCGGTTCGGTACGCATCGTAAAGAAATAGAACATCCCCAGTGTGAACAGTCTTGTCCATTGGGCTGTATTATAGATGCCAATGCCGTGGCGCCAGCCTTTTTGACGAATCCGCAGAATCGCTCGTATTCCTTCTGTACATTCCACGACGATCAGAATAAGCAGTGTAATCCACCAGAGGGTCAGAATAGCGGTATCGCTCCATGCATGGGTCGCCTGAACGACTGCACCAGTAATCGCCAGCGCGCCATACAAGATACAGTTTGTATCCGTCCAGTCCGCGATCAGACGATCGGGTCTGCGGCTGTAGCGATACAGAATCAGTGAGACACTGATCAGATAAAATAATAATCCAAGCGCTATCATGGATTGATTGAGCCAGAATGCTACATACCCACTACTGAACACCTGATGAAAAAGAAGCACAATGGACTGCGTGGACACGGTCGACAGCAGCAATACGCCGTGGATGCGGTCATACTGCTTTTGCAGCAATATCTGGTACCAGCCCAGACACATAAAATACAGTAAAAACAACCATAGCCCTGCATTGAGCACAGCCATAATATGAATGGTCTCCTGCACCCAGTAGACACCGAATGAGGCGAACAAATTAATCAAAAGCGTCGATGTACCTGCCACCCAGGTGCCGATGCCGAACCGCTGCACCGGATCAGCCAGATGATCCCGATAAAAGCTGGATCGGCGGATCGAGGCAATATAGCTCACCAGCAGATACAGCCAGACCAGTGTCGTACCGATCACCAGTGTTCTGGTCATCAGACTATCCGGGCTCTGTCCGGACATATGCTGCCATACTCCCTGGATGAAAATACCGAGCGCCATAACAATGCTGCCGGCTGCAGTGGGTGCGACATAGAGATTTTTATTTGCACTAAATGCGACCAGCCCCACAATCA
It encodes the following:
- a CDS encoding SDR family oxidoreductase, whose translation is MTQEQTVLITGANKGIGYEAARQLGQKGYYIYLGARQPAYGQQAVEKLQSEGIQAEYVQIDVTDVATIHSAAEQIRQRSGSLDVLINNAGIVAGGNVPSEEKIEDIRTVYEVNVFGAIQVLQIMLPLIKEAPQGRIVNVSSGLGSLAFNSDPSHEHYKANSLSYNSSKTALNAVTVIFSKEYKETPIKINSVDPGYTATDLNGNSGPRTVEHAAQTVIGLALIDENGPTGQFYDENGPIPW